The bacterium DNA segment AGAGAGCATAGGGAAAACCCCTCCGCCACGGACCCTTTAGGGTTCGGGGTTCAGGGGGATTGTGGTGGGGCTTACGCTATGCTCTATGCACTATGCTCTTTGCTTCTTACCACAGAGGACACAGAGGGGCACAGAGGATTTTTAGAGGGTTGAGGACGGACTGAAGATGCCCCATGGGGGGCAGTGGGAACCACGATCCTGTCCCCTCATCTGCGTAATCTTAGTTTCACCATGAAGCGGTGGGGGGCTACTGAATTCTGAATTCTTCCCCCGAACCCTTGTTGCACCTGATTACTCTGATGATCCCGAGTCAGGTGCCCGGTATCCTACCGGCTGGGAGAGGATGACTTTCTGATGCGGGAGCAACCTCATCTTTTTTTCCAACGCCGGTTTATCGATCATTCCCAGTACCACCGTTCCCAGCCCTTCCGAAGCGCAAAATAAATAAACGTTCTGACTGATGAAACCGGTATCGGTAGCCGAGTAAAAATCTTTCTGATCTTCCCCGGCCCGGCCCATGCGCGATCGGTCGGCGACATAAATCAGGTCGACCGGCGCCACCTGGGTAAATCCTTGAAGCCCGGTCAAAGCCCTGATGTCTTCGGCCAGGACCGGTTTCAAGGCGTGGCCGGTCGCTTCATAGAGGTAGAGGCCTTGAGGTAAAGCCACATAAATATCGATCTCCTGCCAATTTACGGCGGAGGGAGCGGTGCGCTTCCCGGTTTCGGGGCGGTTGATCCCGAACGCGGCCCAGAGCAGGTCGGACAGCACCTGGTCCGGCAACGGCTTGGTATCAAACTCCCTATGGGTACTCCGGTCCCGCAGCACCTGCATCAAGGGGCGGCCTCCATCCATCCGAGGGGGGAGAAGCGAAATCCTCCCCTCTGCCGGGGTCGGCTGCGCCGAGACACGGGCAACGAGCACCAGAAAGAAAACTACGGCAGGGAAACAATAGTTTCTGCTCATAAGGTTCCTCCGTATTTTAACTTTTACCACACCATACTATACCCTGTTCATGCTCGAGCCGCTCACAAGATTGCTTCGTCGCTAAAGCTTCTCGCAATGACCCTACTTAGAACCTGAACCCTGAACCCTGAATTCTTCTCCCGATCAGAGTAATCAGGTGCGATAAGGGTTCAGGGTTCGGGGTTCAGGACGTGACGGCATTTGTCCCTGATTTAAATATTGCCCCATCAGAGTTAATCAGAGTAATCAGGTGCAAAATTCTTCAGGCTCCACGGCGGGGGCTGCTGAATACTGAATTCTTCCCTATCGGAGTAATCAGGTGCAAAATTTACCTGTTCCTCAATCTATGAAACCCGCCTGCAGGCAGGTCTGTAGATCTCCCCTGGAGGTCTTTTTCGCACTTTTCTTTTCTGTATCTTCAAATTTCAGCGGTATATACTACTAATTCGAAACAGCCGGCGGTCGAAGTGGAAAGTGAGGTTTGTAGTTTGTCCAGTATTTTCGTGGATGCCGATGCCTGTCCGGTCAAACAGGAGGTTTACCGCGTCGCTTCGCGTTATAACCTTGAAGTTATTTTGGTGGCCAATTCCTGGATGCGGGTTCCCACCGGCAGGCCGGTAAAACTGGTAGTAGTCGAAGACGGGTTCGACGCCGCCGACGATTGGATCGTCGAACATATACGGCGCGGGGATATCGCGATAACCGCCGATATCCCGCTGGCGAGTCGATGTTTGAAGAAGGGAGCCCATGTGGTCGGTCCTACCGGAAAACTCTTCACGGACGACAATATCGGTCAAACCGTGGCGACCCGCGATCTCTTGTCGGAGCTGAGGAGTTCGGGAGAGATCATGGGGGGCCCCCCGCCCCTGACGCAGCGCGATCGATCCCGATTCCTGCAGGCGCTTGACTCGGTCGTCCAGACGATACTGCGGCGAGACCCCTCTGGGGCGGCCTGACTTGTTACCGTCCTGTTCCGGTTTTGTTCTCCCATCCTTCCCGCGGGTTTCCCGTTGTATCGTCGAGGGGGGTCTCATCGGAGGTTTTCCGGCGGTAATTGCAAGGAGCCCAAAGCCGGTTCGGCGTTCCCCGAGGGAGAAAACAGGCCGAAATTCCCCCGCGTCGGGGAAACGTACCATTCCGGGCGGCAGCAATAAGCACCGTCATTTTCGGCTCGACTCCGGCGGAAAACGTTGTCCGGTACAGTGACGGAATTCGATTTATGGAAGCTTTTATATGAGAATTTCGGCGCCGATGTAGAGTAAACATAATTATTCAACTTTTATGGCGCTGATTTAATATATTTACAGTGGATATCGGGAGTGGGACTCTCTCTCTATATTTTACTTTCTCAAGTTGAAAGTATAGGAATACATATTGCAATATTGAAATTTGTCTGTTACATTACAAAATAATCAAAAGTTGAAAACCGCCAACTGCAACCGCAAGGAGGAACGTATGGCGAAAATATCAACTTCTCTGGACGCCCAGATCGCGGCCCTGGTAAAAAAGGAAATCGGGAGCCGGGCCGGGGGACGGGACAAGGCCGTCGATAAGGCCGTAAAACTTCTGGGACAGGCACTGGAAGCGTTGACGGCGCTCCAGAAAGGCCCGGCGGCTAAAACCAGGCGGGGAAGAAAGCCCGGCCGGAAACCGGGCAGAAAGCCGGCGGCCAAGGCCCCGGCCGGCGCCGGGGTGACTCCCGCACAGATCAAGGCCATCCGGAAAAAGCTCGGGCTCAACCAGGCCGAATTCGCCAAGAGTATCGGCGTGAGCGTGGCCTCGGTTTCGGCCTGGGAACAGGGCCGGGTCAAGCCCCGGGCGGCCAAGCTGGCCAAAATCCGTTCCCTGGACGCCGGCGGCGCAAAAAAAGCCGCGGGCAAAACCCGCAAGCCGGCGCGCAAGACCGTCCGCACAAGCGGCAGAAAAGTCCGCGCCCGCAAGGCCACGGGCGCTCCGCAGGCGGCTGCGGCTCCCGCCGCCGCGCCCGCGGCCCCGCAAAGCTGATTCCGAATTCCAAGACCGGCTTAATCGAACAGGGCGGCTTCCCTGGAGGAAGCCGCCCTGTTTAATCGTCCGGCGCGTCTCTTGTTCGTTCCGATAGGGGATGTTTTGAGGCGGTGCCGCACGCCGAAACAATATTATCGGAACCGTGGAAGAACGAACGGTTAAGGTATGGAAATGACACTACGCACGATATTTATTTAAGAGAAGTCCTTGATTCATAAAATATATACTCTATTGCATGAAAAACCATTTGTCAGTCGTACATCCCCGAAAAGGGACAAAACTCGTATCCGGGTTTGAGCCTTGACAAAAGAATAGTCTGATGAAACGGATTGCCGTGGTTGTTTTGGCGATGCCGATTTTTGCGGTGGAAGCGTCCGTGAGAACCCCGACGCCCGTTTCCGGTATTACTCCGGTTTCTCCACCGTCGGTGCCTGTACGGATTGCTTGTGACGGGAAATGGCAATGGCATCTCCAAGGAGTTGCTTTGAGTGATAAGAATCCTAATGCGATCTTTTGGTCGATGGCAACCGAGCTGGTGAAAACTGATCTTGATGGATCGATTGATAGCCAGATCGCGATGCCCATGCATTCCGGCGACCTGTGTATCTCCGGAGGAATGGTGTATGTCGTCGTGAACAAAACCAATTGCTGGAACGGCGGCGGCGATCCCGATAACTGGGTTTATGTCTACAATGAAGACGATATTTCCGCCGGTACCGTCGCCGAATATCACTTGGTGGATCCCGATGGGCGCCAAGAAATCCCCGGTGGCGCCGGTGCGATTGCGCGTGACGACGATTATTTTTATATCAGCGGCGGTTTGCTTCCCGGGTCTGTGAAATACAAGATATATCGATATGCCGTCGATTTCGATACCCCCGCCGAAGTTTATATCGACACGGGGTCGATTCCGCCGATCTCCGGGATACAATGTCTTGCTCTCGATTCTTCCTCGGGCTGGATCCTCTGCGGTATGTACGGCGCCCAGGCGATGTATGTCTCTCGAACTGGAGAATACGGCGGTGCCCTTCGAAGTGGTAGTTGTGCCTACGGCGTCATGAATTGGTCCGGTTCAGTGTACGCTCGCGGACGGCTTTCCGGGTCTACCGGAAAGTTCACCGCGTATCTTTCTTTCTTCGATATGCTCTTACCCCCGGCGCCGGTATCGGCGGAACGCGATTCTTCCGCCGTGAACTCAACGGAAACTCTCCCGGACGGTTATCGGCCCCCTGCCGGATCGGTTGATTCATCGCCGTCCCTGTCCGGGTACTGAGCCGGGGTGGGGGAAGTGAAGCTGCAAAAGAAGCCCCCGCGCACCGGGTGCCGGCTATTTTTCTTACAGGGCTTTGGCTTTATCCCAGTTGGTTTTGGCGATACGAATGATCCGGCGATCGGAACCGTGTACCTGCATGGAGACGATCCATCGCCTCGGGATCCAACAGATCCGGTTGTTTGCATCCCGGATCTTGACGGCTTTCCCGGTCTGATGGAGAAGCTCCGCTTCCACGGCAACTAAATCTCCCGGCCCGGAGGACAGTGGGGATTCGTCTTCCCGCCGGCGCGCGGAAGCCCCACCGAGTCCGAAGAGGAAACTAAAAAAGGGTTTTCCCCGCCGCCGTCTTGGAGGCGATTTCCTGGGGGCGAAGAGGAGACCCTGGTATAAAAATCTTTTCATACTTCTCCCGGTGTGCTCCCCGGTATGTGCCGTTCCACCCCGCCGCGGCCCCGGCATCCCGCCGTCGTGGCGGCGGAGTCATTCGGTCCCGCAATCGCTTCCATCCGACGGCAAGTTCCCGCCGCCGCTTTTTTCCGTCTCCCGCAGGGCTATGTCCAAGTTGCGGCGCGCCTCGGCGTAGCCGGGGTTGAGACGCAGCGCCTCCGCGAAGTGCTTGACGGCCTCGGCGCGGTTTCCCTTTTCCGCCAGCTCGACGCCGAGAACGTTGTGGGCGACGTACAGGTTGTAGTAGGCGCCCCCGTTGCCGGGTTCGAGTCGGAGGGCCTCGGCGAAGTGGGGGATGGCCTCGCGCAAGCGCCCCGTCCGCGTCAACGCCGCTCCCAGGTTGTTGTGCGCCCGTCCGTAGTCCGGTTTGACGTCCAGCGCCTTCTCGTAATGAAAGATCGCCTCCTCCGGTTTGGCTTCGCCGTCGAGCGTTCGGCCCAGGTTATAGTAAGCCATGAAACTGCGGTCGTTGATTTCCAGAGCGTGGCGGAAGAGCGCGTCGCTTCCGGTCCAGTACCGCCTCTGCCGAATGCTGAGAAGCCCCAGCAGGCAGACGACGATGAGGCCGGCCCGGCCGACCGCCGGGCTCCGGAAGGACATGACCGCCCAGCCCAGGGCCAGCGCCGGGCCCAGCATCGCCAGATACAGGAACCGGTCGGCCACCGTCGAAAAAACCTGGAAGCCGTGCGGCACCAGGCCCAGCGTCGGCGCCGCTCCCACCGCGAAAATCCCCAGGGCCGTCAGCCATTGCCGCCTGCGCTTGTCCAGCGCCGCGGCGCCCGCGACCGCCGAGAGCATGATCCAGGGGAAATAGCCCCACGCGCCGTCCACGGCCAGGCGGGGGAGGCGGCCGTAGTCGATGCCGAGGTTCAGGGGTACGAAGAGCTTGAAGAGATAGAAACCGAGGGCGTCGCCCGCTATCAGGACCCGCCCCGGAATCGTCGCGACGAATCCGAGGGGGATTCCCCGCTCGGCGAACCGGGCCATGAACACGACCGGCACGGAGATCAGGATCCAGCCGATCAGTAACAGGCGGGGTTGCCGGAAGAGGGTGCGCGGGGTGTTCCCGCCCAGGCCCGGCTCCGAATCCGTGTATCTGAAATGCAGCAGCAGCCCGGCGATGAAGGGGACCGAAACCGCGGCCGGTTTGGAGAGGAGGGCGAGAGCGAAGGCCCCGGTGGCGAGCAGCCCATATCGTATCAGTCCTCTCCGATCTCTCGAGGCCGTACGTTCCGCGGTTGCGGCTCTCTCCGCGTACAGGAGATACGACCGGAGCGCCAGGAGGGAAAAGAATCCGCAGAGAAGGTCCTTCATGCTCGAGACCCACGCTACCGGTTCCACCTGGAGAGGGTGGACGGCGTAAAGAGCCGCCCCCACCGCGGCGGCGGCAACGCACCGGGGCAGGGAAAAGGCCTGGCCCCCGGCGCTTCGACCACGCCGTCCCCCGGACGGCCGGAGAAGCCGACGGCGGTCCTGCTCCCGGGACACGGCTCCGTCGCTGAAGAGCCGATTGAGGATGGCGAAGACCAGAAGAACATTGAGGATATGGAGGATGATATTGGCGGCGTGAAAGATATGCGGGTTGAAGCTTGTGCCGCCGGCTTCGGCTGAAACGGGTTGGGAGCACGCGGTCAAAAGCGCCCAGAGGGAAAAGGTGACGGGCATATACAGGCCTTCGTGGGGACCCTTCCAGAAATGGAGGACGTTGGAGAACGCGGGCGCCTTGAGGCAGGAATTGTTGTAGACGTGGATGTCGTCGTCCCAGCCCACGAAGTCATAGCGCCAGGCCGGCCCGAAGACGAGCAGCGTTGCGGCTATGAGGACCGTTACGATCGGATAGCGTGAATTCATCTCCGTAATTCGGCGGTAAACGTCGCCGCCGGCCGTGGGCATCGAAGCACCCCCGTCAACGCCCGCCTGTTCCGGTGGAGGGCAATCGCTCCCACTCCCGATTTGAGCATGATGTTCAAGCGCATGCGCTCACCGGCCGAGGCGGCGGGGGCGGCACTGCGGGCTTTCGGTCGAAACCGACGGAAAGACACTCCTCCCACGGTCCCCGGAGGGCCATTGCCGCCTTCCGGCCGGCGGAAGCCGCGGCCGTTGGGCATGTCTTTCTAGCGGGTGACCGGGTAATCCCCGTCCTCGCCGAAGTAGGCGCGGGTGACGGTCCGGATGAACCAGAGCCCCTTGCCGTGGCGGAAGACCGCGGGCAGATCGAGCACCCCTCCCGCGAACGCTCCGGGCACCGGGATATCGTTGAGGGAGCCGTAGGAGAAAGCCGCTCCGTCCTGGATCAGCCATTTGCCCTTGGCCGGGCGGTAGACCGCTATCTGATCCCGGGCCGGGGACCCGTCCCAGATATAGTAGCCGGGTACGGGGATGTCGCCGGGGATGCCGTACCAGGCCCGGGTCAGCCCCCTGACCAGCCAGCCCCCGCTTCCGGGGCGCCAGACGGCGATGTCGGCTGACCCGTCCCCGTCGTAGTCGGCCGGGACCGGGAGATCGCCGTCTTGACCGAACCAGAACTGGGTGACGCCCCGGACGATCCAGCGGCCGTCGGAAGGCCGGAAAGCGGCGGCGTCGGCCCGGCCGTCCCCGTCGTAGTCCGCGGGGGCGGGCGTGAGTCCGGAATCCAGGTAGAAACGGGTCAGGCTCTTGACCGCCCAGAGGCCGCTGCCGGGGCGGTAGACGGCGATGTCGGCTATCCCGTCGCCGTCGTAATCCCCGGGGACCGGGGTGTCCCCCGTCCTGCCGTACCAGGAAGCCCCCAGGTCCCAGACCAGCCACTTGCCCTGGTCGGGCCGGAAAACGGCGATATCGGAGCGGCCGTCGCCGCTGTAGTCCCCCGAAGCCAGGACCAGGAAGGGAGGGGTGGCCACGGGCGAAGGAGTGGGAGAAGCCGTGGGAGTAGGTGTCGCCGTCGGTGGTGGAGTTGGAGGGGCGGAAGGAGTTGTGGTAGCGGAGGGAGTCGGCGTGGCGGAGGGAGTCGGGGTGAGCGAGGGCGAGGGCGTCAGGGACGGAGTCGGGGTCGGGGTCGCCGACGGAGTCGGGGTGGCCGAGGGAGTGGGGGTGATCAGGCAGCGCATGAAGACTTTTCCCCCTTCCCCGTTGCTGTTGGAAACGCCGGCAAAGAGGCAGGGGTAACAGACGGCCAGGGAATGAACCGCCTCGTTGGCCGTATCGCCGAACCCGTTCTCGTTCACCTGGGTCCAGTCGGCCCAGCCATATTCCCAGACCTGGCCCCCCTCGGGACTGCCGGAGTCGTTTCCGGTCCCCACGTAGAGCCGGTCGTCGAAAACCGCCATCACCCGGGCGGCGTCATACTGCATGGCGTCGCCGGGATCGTTGCGGACGAACGCTCCCCCGGCGTATTCCCAGACCTGACAGGAAACGCTCCAGCCGGCCCCGCCGACGAAGAGCCGTCCTCCGAGGGCGGCGAGACTCCGGAAATCAGAAAAGTTATCGCCAAAGCCGCCTTCGGTCACCATTGTCCAGTCGGTGGTCCCGGGGCCGTCGCAGCGGTAGAGACGGGCCCCGTCCGCTGTGTTATAGACTCCGGCATAGACTTTGCCGTCGTAGACCGCCAGGCTCCTCACCCCCTGGTTGTTGCTGTCGCCGAAGAAATTCTCGTTGATCTGGGTCCAATCGCTCCAGTCGTAGGTGAAAACGGCCGCCTGCCACGAGGTTCCCACATAGAGCTTGCCGTCGTGAACGATCATGGCGGAAGCCCAGGTGTTGTCTTCA contains these protein-coding regions:
- a CDS encoding helix-turn-helix domain-containing protein; translated protein: MAKISTSLDAQIAALVKKEIGSRAGGRDKAVDKAVKLLGQALEALTALQKGPAAKTRRGRKPGRKPGRKPAAKAPAGAGVTPAQIKAIRKKLGLNQAEFAKSIGVSVASVSAWEQGRVKPRAAKLAKIRSLDAGGAKKAAGKTRKPARKTVRTSGRKVRARKATGAPQAAAAPAAAPAAPQS
- a CDS encoding YaiI/YqxD family protein, translated to MSSIFVDADACPVKQEVYRVASRYNLEVILVANSWMRVPTGRPVKLVVVEDGFDAADDWIVEHIRRGDIAITADIPLASRCLKKGAHVVGPTGKLFTDDNIGQTVATRDLLSELRSSGEIMGGPPPLTQRDRSRFLQALDSVVQTILRRDPSGAA
- a CDS encoding tetratricopeptide repeat protein — protein: MNSRYPIVTVLIAATLLVFGPAWRYDFVGWDDDIHVYNNSCLKAPAFSNVLHFWKGPHEGLYMPVTFSLWALLTACSQPVSAEAGGTSFNPHIFHAANIILHILNVLLVFAILNRLFSDGAVSREQDRRRLLRPSGGRRGRSAGGQAFSLPRCVAAAAVGAALYAVHPLQVEPVAWVSSMKDLLCGFFSLLALRSYLLYAERAATAERTASRDRRGLIRYGLLATGAFALALLSKPAAVSVPFIAGLLLHFRYTDSEPGLGGNTPRTLFRQPRLLLIGWILISVPVVFMARFAERGIPLGFVATIPGRVLIAGDALGFYLFKLFVPLNLGIDYGRLPRLAVDGAWGYFPWIMLSAVAGAAALDKRRRQWLTALGIFAVGAAPTLGLVPHGFQVFSTVADRFLYLAMLGPALALGWAVMSFRSPAVGRAGLIVVCLLGLLSIRQRRYWTGSDALFRHALEINDRSFMAYYNLGRTLDGEAKPEEAIFHYEKALDVKPDYGRAHNNLGAALTRTGRLREAIPHFAEALRLEPGNGGAYYNLYVAHNVLGVELAEKGNRAEAVKHFAEALRLNPGYAEARRNLDIALRETEKSGGGNLPSDGSDCGTE
- a CDS encoding VCBS repeat-containing protein, translating into MPPTPLPVPTGNWTAWTQINEDGFGNVNNFSAFALACYEGSIYAGSWNNSDGCEVWRWEGDEPTDWAVMTDGGFGTSDNRGAHCLTVFDDELFVGTANNADGFEIWSYDGSSWTRRATGGLGDEDNTWASAMIVHDGKLYVGTSWQAAVFTYDWSDWTQINENFFGDSNNQGVRSLAVYDGKVYAGVYNTADGARLYRCDGPGTTDWTMVTEGGFGDNFSDFRSLAALGGRLFVGGAGWSVSCQVWEYAGGAFVRNDPGDAMQYDAARVMAVFDDRLYVGTGNDSGSPEGGQVWEYGWADWTQVNENGFGDTANEAVHSLAVCYPCLFAGVSNSNGEGGKVFMRCLITPTPSATPTPSATPTPTPSLTPSPSLTPTPSATPTPSATTTPSAPPTPPPTATPTPTASPTPSPVATPPFLVLASGDYSGDGRSDIAVFRPDQGKWLVWDLGASWYGRTGDTPVPGDYDGDGIADIAVYRPGSGLWAVKSLTRFYLDSGLTPAPADYDGDGRADAAAFRPSDGRWIVRGVTQFWFGQDGDLPVPADYDGDGSADIAVWRPGSGGWLVRGLTRAWYGIPGDIPVPGYYIWDGSPARDQIAVYRPAKGKWLIQDGAAFSYGSLNDIPVPGAFAGGVLDLPAVFRHGKGLWFIRTVTRAYFGEDGDYPVTR
- a CDS encoding nitroreductase family protein; this translates as MQVLRDRSTHREFDTKPLPDQVLSDLLWAAFGINRPETGKRTAPSAVNWQEIDIYVALPQGLYLYEATGHALKPVLAEDIRALTGLQGFTQVAPVDLIYVADRSRMGRAGEDQKDFYSATDTGFISQNVYLFCASEGLGTVVLGMIDKPALEKKMRLLPHQKVILSQPVGYRAPDSGSSE